A region of the Micromonospora sediminicola genome:
GGTCGCGCACGCCACCAGCCGACCCGAGCTGCTGTCGTTCGTCACCTGCCCGATCCGGCGCTACCACCCGGCGGTGGTGGCGCAGAAGGCCAGCACCATCGGGGTGCTCTCGGACGGTCGGTTCACGCTCGGCCTCGGCGCCGGGGAGAACCTCAACGAGCACGTGGTGGGCGGGTGGCCGCACGTGCAGCAGCGGCACGAGATGTTCGAGGAGGCGCTCCAGATCATCCGGCCGTTGCTCAACGGCGAGACGCTGACGTTCTCCGGCAACCACTTCGACGTGCCCGACGCGTACGTCTGGGACCGGCCGGAGCGACCGGTGCCGATGGCGGTGGCCGCGTCCGGTCGGCAGTCGGCGACGCTGGCCGCGGAGTACGCGGACGCCATGATCGCCACCGACCCGCTGTCCCACCTCGTCGACATGTACGACGAGGCCGGCGGCGCGGGCCGTCCCCGCTACGGACAGGTCGCCATCTGCTACGGCCCG
Encoded here:
- a CDS encoding TIGR03557 family F420-dependent LLM class oxidoreductase, whose protein sequence is MVNVGYTLMCEQAGPKELVDHAIRAEAAGFDHLVMSDHYYPWLESQGHSPYAWSVLGAVAHATSRPELLSFVTCPIRRYHPAVVAQKASTIGVLSDGRFTLGLGAGENLNEHVVGGWPHVQQRHEMFEEALQIIRPLLNGETLTFSGNHFDVPDAYVWDRPERPVPMAVAASGRQSATLAAEYADAMIATDPLSHLVDMYDEAGGAGRPRYGQVAICYGPDEAECRKIVHDQFRWFGMGWKVNADLPGPDAFAAATQFVREEDVAEGISCGPDVDRHVEAFKKFVDAGFTHVALVQVGGESQPMFLDWAQEELLPRLREL